A window of Apium graveolens cultivar Ventura chromosome 8, ASM990537v1, whole genome shotgun sequence contains these coding sequences:
- the LOC141681010 gene encoding uncharacterized protein LOC141681010 produces MKGASKVMMVAALVMVASLAIVLGLVLVLVAELYCSGLFGRRKGLRTTTSTGTANSTAENSSQQSHNPSCITSLSSFHAQGVLKAPRSLLFPAVSSKDKVDIENQLSQAPTQASESRTQKPFPTSHQFRIFFAEPLSPPAPFQPVLKVPNHNGGASTSKNAGSDCEENLVYISNPVYDNAVNQTSIVDTPFGTPDSSPSRLEISRSSSEEDDGGTAFPITPPLTPMKKLPIEACSVPLKDARSLGTTASYSNSNDGDLSSSSSGSPSTSHPW; encoded by the coding sequence ATGAAGGGTGCATCCAAGGTTATGATGGTGGCAGCACTGGTGATGGTAGCGTCCTTGGCCATTGTCCTAGGCCTGGTCCTGGTGCTAGTAGCTGAGCTCTACTGTTCTGGCTTGTTCGGTCGACGGAAAGGACTCAGAACCACCACTTCCACTGGCACTGCCAATTCGACTGCTGAAAATTCCTCTCAGCAGAGTCATAATCCATCATGTATCACGTCTCTGAGTAGCTTTCATGCGCAAGGAGTTTTAAAGGCTCCAAGAAGCCTACTCTTCCCTGCAGTTTCTAGTAAAGACAAAGTAGACATAGAAAATCAACTCTCTCAAGCACCGACACAAGCATCAGAATCTCGAACCCAGAAGCCTTTCCCCACCTCTCATCAATTTAGAATCTTTTTTGCCGAACCCCTTTCCCCTCCAGCCCCATTCCAGCCTGTTCTGAAGGTCCCAAATCATAATGGTGGTGCTAGTACTTCTAAGAATGCAGGTTCTGATTGTGAGGAAAATCTAGTGTACATATCGAATCCAGTTTACGATAACGCAGTCAACCAGACAAGTATCGTTGATACACCATTCGGAACTCCTGACTCATCACCATCCCGGTTAGAGATAAGTCGCTCCTCCAGCGAGGAGGATGATGGTGGTACCGCATTCCCTATTACACCTCCATTGACACCGATGAAGAAGCTTCCCATCGAGGCATGCTCGGTTCCTCTTAAAGATGCTCGGTCACTTGGCACGACAGCTAGTTATTCCAATAGTAATGATGGTGATCTTTCTTCATCATCTTCCGGATCTCCTTCCACTTCTCATCCTTGGTGA
- the LOC141681009 gene encoding uncharacterized protein LOC141681009 isoform X2, which translates to MLDGLLGRGFVSKCKSLIKPTKTRLEALRKRAEAKQRFLKEDLAKLLANGLDINAYGRTEEFLAGLCLLSHYDFIEYTCDFILKNLSIMQKQRECPENCREAVGSLMFAAARFSDLPELRDLRDAFQDRYGNSIEHFVNQVFVDKLASRPPTLEKRLQLLRDIALEFSIRWDSRGFEQRMASSLAFVQDQNKKYGPPKITSDISKCSNGNGTNSKSDKRDVISKERSNSVSDGQTVHNSKGGNVSTRDDMDKKFVKRQEYDDNRNRPLLISREKGENSDISYRGRPEHYVEKHRSNQKDDKTLTVGSGSSSHGNISSIQDRKLSAITKEGWSCSRLPSGIDGRSDSSMSNEPNSQHLIVTSTKKVREVEADKSGSSSNGKYAASIYTMQIGRMTTIANEEEQDTLFRGKSEVSVNFSKLPGGFDGRSDSSASNEHDSRLDIAMSKRKVGEEEAYRFKSYHSSPRPPPYVKIKDNAIPAPYVKLRVSNDEPGVPLPHKGNAVANSHMNQKEEDHSYLEEGFGLTRVNSHYHEKEPTYQNDIPLPKPRSTRRKQSKSSLTHYDDEKIEDTGIVKKSSSSNNEAVISLLHKGNAVANTHMNHKEHHTHREEGFGPPRLNGHHHEKEPNYQNDIPLPKPRSSRRKQSKSMSTHYDDEKIEDIGIVKKSSSSRKKEHPRKGLQLLFDDEHHEKDEEERMMDKLLLHYSKKPSDFDVGKLRKKSQAHASNHIDSSGIKLQHVRSRDGPDVNSEMVPPPTSQITWHVMCIPSCQITMTWLPSLQPCEDDKVVCASRTLDISRLHIFAWALC; encoded by the exons ATGTTGGACGGGTTGTTAGGGCGAGGATTCGTGTCGAAATG TAAATCGTTGATAAAGCCGACTAAGACGAGGTTAGAGGCGTTGAGGAAGAGAGCGGAAGCGAAGCAGAGGTTTTTGAAGGAGGATCTGGCTAAGTTGCTTGCTAATGGGCTTGATATCAATGCTTATGGAAGG ACTGAAGAATTTCTTGCTGGACTTTGCCTGTTATCTCACTATGATTTCATTGAGTACACGTGTGATTTTATACTGAAGAACCTTTCCATAATGCAAAAACAAAG GGAATGTCCAGAAAATTGCAGGGAGGCTGTGGGATCTTTGATGTTTGCTGCAGCAAGATTTTCTGATCTTCCAGAACTACGTGACCTTCGAGATGCATTTCAGGATCGATACGGAAATTCTATTGAACATTTTGTAAATCAAGTG TTTGTGGATAAACTAGCTTCCAGGCCTCCTACATTGGAGAAGAGACTTCAACTGTTGCGCGACATAGCATTAGAATTTTCAATCAGATGGGACTCCCGTGGATTTGAGCAAAGGATGGCTAGTTCACTTGCATTTGTGCAG GACCAAAACAAGAAGTATGGACCACCCAAGATCACTTCTGATATTTCCAAATGCTCTAATGGAAATGGAACCAATTCAAAGTCTGACAAACGTGATGTTATTTCTAAAGAAAGGAGCAATAGTGTTTCAGATGGGCAGACAGTGCACAATAGCAAAGGGGGGAATGTGTCAACGAGAGATGACATGGACAAAAAATTTGTCAAGCGACAAGAATATGATGATAACAGAAATAGACCACTGCTGATCAGTAGAGAAAAAGGAGAGAACAGTGACATCTCATATCGAGGAAGACCAGAGCATTATGTGGAGAAACATAGGTCGAATCAGAAAGATGATAAAACTCTGACAGTAGGTTCAGGAAGCTCATCCCATggcaacatatcttcaattcaAGATCGAAAGCTGAGTGCTATTACTAAAGAAGGCTGGAGCTGTTCCAGACTCCCTAGTGGTATTGATGGTAGAAGTGATTCATCCATGAGTAATGAACCAAACAGTCAACATCTTATTGTGACGTCAACAAAAAAGGTGCGAGAGGTAGAAGCAGACAAGTCGGGAAGCTCATCTAATGGAAAATATGCTGCCAGTATATATACAATGCAAATTGGTAGGATGACTACAATCGCTAACGAAGAAGAGCAGGACACTTTGTTCCGTGGAAAATCAGAAGTGTCTGTCAACTTTTCTAAACTCCCTGGTGGTTTTGATGGTAGAAGTGACTCATCCGCGAGTAATGAACATGATAGTCGACTTGATATTGCTATGTCAAAAAGAAAAGTGGGGGAGGAAGAGGCATATAGGTTCAAGTCATACCACAGCAGTCCTCGGCCACCACCTTATGTCAAAATTAAAGATAATGCCATTCCTGCGCCTTATGTTAAATTGAGAGTAAGCAATGATGAACCTGGTGTTCCACTCCCTCACAAAGgcaatgcagtggcaaactcaCATATGAACCAAAAAGAAGAAGATCATTCTTACCTTGAAGAAGGGTTTGGTCTCACCAGAGTAAATAGTCATTATCATGAGAAAGAGCCTACTTATCAGAATGACATACCCTTGCCAAAACCAAGATCAACAAGGAGGAAGCAATCAAAATCATCGTTGACTCACTACGACGATGAGAAGATTGAAGATACTGGAATTGTAAAGAAAAGTTCAAGTAGCAATAATGAAGCTGTTATTTCACTCCTTCACAAAGGCAATGCAGTTGCAAACACACATATGAACCACAAAGAACATCATACTCACCGTGAAGAAGGGTTTGGTCCCCCCAGATTGAATGGTCATCATCATGAGAAAGAGCCTAATTATCAGAATGACATACCCTTGCCAAAACCAAGATCAAGTAGGAGGAAGCAATCAAAATCAATGTCGACTCACTACGATGATGAGAAGATTGAAGATATTGGGATTGTAAAGAAAAGTTCAAGTAGCAGAAAAAAAGAGCACCCAAGAAAGGGTTTACAGCTCCTGTTTGATGATGAGCATCATGAGAAGGACGAGGAAGAAAGAATGATGGATAAACTGTTGCTGCATTATAGTAAAAAGCCATCAGATTTTGATGTGGGGAAGTTGAGAAAAAAGTCTCAGGCTCATGCTTCAAATCACATAGATTCTAGTGGTATTAAATTACAGCATGTAAGAAGCAGAGATGGTCCTGATGTGAATTCTGAGATGGTTCCTCCTCCCACCAG CCAGATAACATGGCACGTCATGTGCATCCCAAGTTGCCAGATTACGATGACTTGGCTGCCCAGTTTGCAGCCATGCGAGGACGATAAAGTGGTATGTGCAAGTCGAACTTTAGATATCTCCCGCCTTCATATATTTGCATGGGCATTGTGTTGA
- the LOC141681009 gene encoding uncharacterized protein LOC141681009 isoform X1 — MLDGLLGRGFVSKCKSLIKPTKTRLEALRKRAEAKQRFLKEDLAKLLANGLDINAYGRTEEFLAGLCLLSHYDFIEYTCDFILKNLSIMQKQRECPENCREAVGSLMFAAARFSDLPELRDLRDAFQDRYGNSIEHFVNQVFVDKLASRPPTLEKRLQLLRDIALEFSIRWDSRGFEQRMASSLAFVQDQNKKYGPPKITSDISKCSNGNGTNSKSDKRDVISKERSNSVSDGQTVHNSKGGNVSTRDDMDKKFVKRQEYDDNRNRPLLISREKGENSDISYRGRPEHYVEKHRSNQKDDKTLTVGSGSSSHGNISSIQDRKLSAITKEGWSCSRLPSGIDGRSDSSMSNEPNSQHLIVTSTKKVREVEADKSGSSSNGKYAASIYTMQIGRMTTIANEEEQDTLFRGKSEVSVNFSKLPGGFDGRSDSSASNEHDSRLDIAMSKRKVGEEEAYRFKSYHSSPRPPPYVKIKDNAIPAPYVKLRVSNDEPGVPLPHKGNAVANSHMNQKEEDHSYLEEGFGLTRVNSHYHEKEPTYQNDIPLPKPRSTRRKQSKSSLTHYDDEKIEDTGIVKKSSSSNNEAVISLLHKGNAVANTHMNHKEHHTHREEGFGPPRLNGHHHEKEPNYQNDIPLPKPRSSRRKQSKSMSTHYDDEKIEDIGIVKKSSSSRKKEHPRKGLQLLFDDEHHEKDEEERMMDKLLLHYSKKPSDFDVGKLRKKSQAHASNHIDSSGIKLQHVRSRDGPDVNSEMVPPPTRSVSLPREQTALVEPTKVYARANSFQPDNMARHVHPKLPDYDDLAAQFAAMRGR; from the exons ATGTTGGACGGGTTGTTAGGGCGAGGATTCGTGTCGAAATG TAAATCGTTGATAAAGCCGACTAAGACGAGGTTAGAGGCGTTGAGGAAGAGAGCGGAAGCGAAGCAGAGGTTTTTGAAGGAGGATCTGGCTAAGTTGCTTGCTAATGGGCTTGATATCAATGCTTATGGAAGG ACTGAAGAATTTCTTGCTGGACTTTGCCTGTTATCTCACTATGATTTCATTGAGTACACGTGTGATTTTATACTGAAGAACCTTTCCATAATGCAAAAACAAAG GGAATGTCCAGAAAATTGCAGGGAGGCTGTGGGATCTTTGATGTTTGCTGCAGCAAGATTTTCTGATCTTCCAGAACTACGTGACCTTCGAGATGCATTTCAGGATCGATACGGAAATTCTATTGAACATTTTGTAAATCAAGTG TTTGTGGATAAACTAGCTTCCAGGCCTCCTACATTGGAGAAGAGACTTCAACTGTTGCGCGACATAGCATTAGAATTTTCAATCAGATGGGACTCCCGTGGATTTGAGCAAAGGATGGCTAGTTCACTTGCATTTGTGCAG GACCAAAACAAGAAGTATGGACCACCCAAGATCACTTCTGATATTTCCAAATGCTCTAATGGAAATGGAACCAATTCAAAGTCTGACAAACGTGATGTTATTTCTAAAGAAAGGAGCAATAGTGTTTCAGATGGGCAGACAGTGCACAATAGCAAAGGGGGGAATGTGTCAACGAGAGATGACATGGACAAAAAATTTGTCAAGCGACAAGAATATGATGATAACAGAAATAGACCACTGCTGATCAGTAGAGAAAAAGGAGAGAACAGTGACATCTCATATCGAGGAAGACCAGAGCATTATGTGGAGAAACATAGGTCGAATCAGAAAGATGATAAAACTCTGACAGTAGGTTCAGGAAGCTCATCCCATggcaacatatcttcaattcaAGATCGAAAGCTGAGTGCTATTACTAAAGAAGGCTGGAGCTGTTCCAGACTCCCTAGTGGTATTGATGGTAGAAGTGATTCATCCATGAGTAATGAACCAAACAGTCAACATCTTATTGTGACGTCAACAAAAAAGGTGCGAGAGGTAGAAGCAGACAAGTCGGGAAGCTCATCTAATGGAAAATATGCTGCCAGTATATATACAATGCAAATTGGTAGGATGACTACAATCGCTAACGAAGAAGAGCAGGACACTTTGTTCCGTGGAAAATCAGAAGTGTCTGTCAACTTTTCTAAACTCCCTGGTGGTTTTGATGGTAGAAGTGACTCATCCGCGAGTAATGAACATGATAGTCGACTTGATATTGCTATGTCAAAAAGAAAAGTGGGGGAGGAAGAGGCATATAGGTTCAAGTCATACCACAGCAGTCCTCGGCCACCACCTTATGTCAAAATTAAAGATAATGCCATTCCTGCGCCTTATGTTAAATTGAGAGTAAGCAATGATGAACCTGGTGTTCCACTCCCTCACAAAGgcaatgcagtggcaaactcaCATATGAACCAAAAAGAAGAAGATCATTCTTACCTTGAAGAAGGGTTTGGTCTCACCAGAGTAAATAGTCATTATCATGAGAAAGAGCCTACTTATCAGAATGACATACCCTTGCCAAAACCAAGATCAACAAGGAGGAAGCAATCAAAATCATCGTTGACTCACTACGACGATGAGAAGATTGAAGATACTGGAATTGTAAAGAAAAGTTCAAGTAGCAATAATGAAGCTGTTATTTCACTCCTTCACAAAGGCAATGCAGTTGCAAACACACATATGAACCACAAAGAACATCATACTCACCGTGAAGAAGGGTTTGGTCCCCCCAGATTGAATGGTCATCATCATGAGAAAGAGCCTAATTATCAGAATGACATACCCTTGCCAAAACCAAGATCAAGTAGGAGGAAGCAATCAAAATCAATGTCGACTCACTACGATGATGAGAAGATTGAAGATATTGGGATTGTAAAGAAAAGTTCAAGTAGCAGAAAAAAAGAGCACCCAAGAAAGGGTTTACAGCTCCTGTTTGATGATGAGCATCATGAGAAGGACGAGGAAGAAAGAATGATGGATAAACTGTTGCTGCATTATAGTAAAAAGCCATCAGATTTTGATGTGGGGAAGTTGAGAAAAAAGTCTCAGGCTCATGCTTCAAATCACATAGATTCTAGTGGTATTAAATTACAGCATGTAAGAAGCAGAGATGGTCCTGATGTGAATTCTGAGATGGTTCCTCCTCCCACCAGGTCTGTTTCTCTACCTCGTGAACAAACTGCTCTTGTAGAGCCTACAAAAGTTTACGCCCGTGCCAATTCATTTCAGCCAGATAACATGGCACGTCATGTGCATCCCAAGTTGCCAGATTACGATGACTTGGCTGCCCAGTTTGCAGCCATGCGAGGACGATAA